The Hyla sarda isolate aHylSar1 chromosome 1 unlocalized genomic scaffold, aHylSar1.hap1 SUPER_1_unloc_5, whole genome shotgun sequence region agcccggaatgagtatccctccccaccggatggtccctgcaacatagatggcccggaccagctcaccctaacttcccgctgtggggggggtgagtacaaaacaaaagaggggggggggggcctggatgatgacgaaggccgaagtggtcttcaacctgcggacctccagaggtttcaaaactacaacacccagcatgcccagacagctgatggctgtctgggcatgctgggagttgtagttttacaacatctggcggtctgcaggttgaagaccactgaaaagggattgacaggcggagagatcactcgagtataagccgaggggggcgttttcagcacgaaaaatggtgctgaaaaactcggcttatactcgagtatatacggtaggtattacacatcacacaccaatatttttttttaatgtttttttattttttttgtataggtaatattaccagctcatattattttttttatggttttcccgtgtcctgtgcagtatctctcccagaagtccacttgatggcccccgtggtggtctacaccccgaagtcatcaattcttactctaagagagagtttgcagctgttcctggagacggttaacattaacctctgcatggtggaataataggtcacggtgtttatcaggatcagtagaagcatcacccactcgatgattatggtggtgatttcacggatctcgtcccagtcttcatcatcatagaataattcctgtaatgttttatatccaaagtagaaaattgcgcaggtaaaagtcaggccacagcaggtgcatctactatggtggatgactttgtttgctcctggtaatttatacatctggatggactgcccaaggtagtataaggcttcacatgtaatggaaattatcgtgctgacaaagtgtatcctgggatattcttcgggggacaatacatgcatgacagctgtaccaaaacaggaggcccacacaatggcgagcaggatcctctggatcaggacctgatgacccctgaactcttcagtatgcataaccatatacttataaataagaaaggttagtaccaaagtgccaatggatgtccctatgaaaccaattctcaataatatgttttcgggaaagaaatttcccacgtcactgtgaaggaaaagaaaccaatgttattgtggatatttcctcactcccaacccatgaaataagaatcttgtgcttgtttatcttacctcatgtgcatcagtggcgaggcggcatggccgaggacgaccgtcacgatgtagctggtggcaagccaggccgcacaccaaaacgccaacagaagggggacgaaccccaaaccttttagctccatctcagtcaagaagaagaaatagaagttgctaatcgcactgtaacaatctacagaatgaaggctcgggcggctgtcagtggaatgtcaggactccagctgtctatgacatcacatgtctgatgtcacgatgactgcttgtttcttagagctgccatgatttagtatctgctatggacagaacctgatgtttctactatggaccttacagaccccagaacccaagtaattagtgcaggggctccattttgatcatctcatatttcacattatttgagttccagggctcggatacatttgcaccctctatagcagtggtctctaagctgtgaacccccaaccgctgcaaaaccacaactcccagcatgcccggacagcaactttgcataaggaaatagtctaattaaacttttcttatatatagacatctccccgacatctccaaggataagcatctaagggtctcgttcgatcttaatgttataccttttgtaaataagatcgatgattccaaaatgtatgaatataggaataattccatataagatacaaaaagttagcatcctccatttctggaaaagtttctgagttgcccaaagcaaccaatcagattgcttccttcatttttcagaggtcttttaaaaaatgaaagaagcaatctgattggttgctatgggcaactgcataacttttcctctacactggttttgatgaatctcccccatagagagagatttatcaaaacctgaccagtggaaaagctgctgagatgcccatagcaaccaatcagattgcttcttttattcttgaaaaagcctatgaaaaattaaagaagcgatctgattggttgctatgggcatctcagaaacttttcctctggacaggttttgggttttgataaatcttcctctctgggggagattcagcaaaaccagtgcagaggaagagttgtgctgttgcccatagcaaccaatcagatcgcttctttcatttttgaaaaggcctctgaaaaatgaaggaagcaatctgattggttgctatgggcaactcagaaacttttccatgaaagtaaagtttaaccacaaccaggggcggatccagagtctagtctcgggaggggcactattagagaattttgtattggcggacagaaaataaggtgtttcttaaccccttaaggacgcaaccctttttcaccttaaggactgggcccttttttgcaattttgaccactgtcattttacgaattaataacgcgaaaacacttttaccgaatattctgattctgagattgttttttcgtgacatattctattttattttggtggtaaattttcggcgttacttgcatccttttttggtgaaaaatccccaaatttaatgaaaattttgcatttttctaactttgaagctctctacttgtaaggaaaattgatattcacaataaattttatttttcttcacaaatacaatatgttcactttatgttggcatcataaaatggacatattttagctttttttaaaaattagagggcttcaaagtagagaagcaattttcaaaagggacagatgttacagaactacaactatttaaataaaaacaaaaaaaaacgtatagggttccccgtattttcattctcagcacaataccatccaaacagcaacagcctgacgttaccagggtgggcggggaccattgttactggccctccccataacgtcagcctgttaccgcctaggcccaggagcaccatttttgacgctccgggcctgttggtaccggctcttcccggcacccctgtggcggtgggtaccggggtaataattgggggttagcgctagctgtttttggggctagcgctaagccctggcttagtaatggattcagtcaataagaccagcttccactactaaccctgaaaattcattaaaaaaaacacattggaaaaattattttatttaaccccttaaggacgcaggatgtaaatgtacgtcctggtgaggtggtacttaacgcaccaggacgtacatttacgtcctgtgcataaccgcgggcatcggagcgatgcccgtgtcatgcgcggctgatcccggctgctgatcgcagccagggacccgccggcaatggccgacgcccgcgatctcgcgggcgtccgccattaacccctcaggtgccgggatcaatacagatcccggcatctgcggcagtgcgcgatttaaatgaacgatcggatcgcccgcagcgctgctgcggggatccgatcattcagaacgccgcacggaggtcccctctccttcctccgtccggctcccggcgtctcctgctctggtctgtgatcgagcagaccagagcaggagatgaccgataatactgatctgttctatgtcctatacatagaacagattagtattagcaatcatggtattgctatgaatagtcccctatggggactattcaagtgtaaaaaaaaatgtaaaaaaatgtaaaagtaaaagtaaaaaaaaagtgaaaaatcccctcccccaataaaaaagtaaaacatcagttttttcctattttacccccaaaaagcgtaaaaaaacattttttatagacatatttggtatcgccgcgtgcgtaaatgttcgaactattaaaataaaatgtcaatgatcccgtacggtgaacggcgtgaacgaaaaaaaaattaaaaaagtccaaaattcctacttttttaatacattgtattaaaaaaaattataaaaaatgtattaaaagttttttatatgcaaatgtggtataaaaaaaaaagtacagatcatggcgcaaaaaattagcacccataccgccgcttatacggaaaaataaaaaagttagaggtcatcaaaataaagggattataaacgtactaatttggttaaaaagtttgtgattttttttaagcgcaacaataatataaaagtatgtaataatgggtatcattttaaccgtattgaccctcagaataaagaacacacttcatttttaccagaaattgtacggtgtgaaaacgaaaccttccaaaattagcaaaattgcgtttttcgttttaatttccccacaaaaatagtgttttttggttgcgccatacattttatgatataatgagtgatgtcattacaaagaacaactggtcgcgcaaaaaacaagccctcatactagtctgtggatgaaaatataaaagagttatgatttttagaaggcgaggaggaaaaaatgaaaacgtccttaaggccaaaatgggctgagtccttaaggggttaaagaccgagggtttttcagtttttgcaatttcgttttttcctccttgcctttaaaaaaataataactctttcaattttgcacctaaaaatccatatgatggcttattttttgcgccacctattctactttttaattacgtcagtcattttgcccaaaaatctacggcgaaatggaaaaaaaaatcattgtgagacaaaattgaaaaaaaacccgctgttttgtaacttttggtggcttccgtttctacgtagtacattttttggtataaatgacaccttatctttattctgtaggtccatacgattaaaataataccctacttatataggtttgattttgtcgtacttctggaaaaagtcataactaccgtatttatcggtgtataacacgcacccccattttaacagggaaatttaagtaaaaaaaataaaatgtaaaataaatgacttggactcaATGCCACATCATCTtcccaactttgttttcttctgcacctcagtttggtcccgtcccctccagtgccacatcattccttcccttttatcagttcctgtgccacatttacccctctcatcaccaccccccatgtctcatcattcccccctcatcatcccccaccctgtctcatcatttccccctgtctcatcccccccctcatcatttccccctgtcttatccccccctcatcatttcccccctcttccccccatcatcccccctctcatcatttccccctgtctcatcccccctcatctcccccatcatttccccctgtctcatccccccccatcatttccccctgcctcatccccccatcaccccccctcatcatttccccctgcctcatccccccatcacccccctcatcatttccccctgtctcatccccccatcatcccccctcatcatttccccctgtctcatccccccatcatttccccctgtctcatcccccccatcatcccccctcattcccccatcatttccccctgtctcatcccccctcatccccccatcatttccccctgtctcatccccccatcatttccccctgtctcatcccccctcatccccccatcatttccccctgtctcatccccccatcatcccccctctcatcatttccccctgtctcatccccccatcatcccccctctcatcatttccccctgtctcatcccccctcatccccccatcatttccccctgtctcatcccccatcattcttccctctcatcatttccccctgtctcatccccccatcatccccctcatcatttccacctgtctcatcccccctcatccccccatcatttccccctgtctcatcccccatcattcttccctctcatcatttccccctgtctcatcccccccctcatcatttccctgtctcattattcccccatcatgttcctcctatggcattcagtggtcttcaacctgcggacctccagatgttgcaaaactacaactcccagcatgcccggacagccaactgctgtccgggcatgctgggagttgtagttttgcaacatctggaggtccacaggttgaagaccactcttcccctttccttacttgtctgcgcttcggctgtcttgcggggtcagtgaagcagatgagttacgtcctctcccggctcctctgcacgtGAATATTATGTCATCTGCATAGAGGGAGATTGTCTGGTTCCTTCTCCTATTGAGACCCCAGAAATACCAGGATCTTGTGGAACTGCTTGAGCTATAGGTTCTATGCAGAGGATAAAAAGGGGGACGGTTCACCTTGTCGGGTCCTGTTACTAATCAtaaattcttgtgataattctctGTATGTAAAGACCCCAGCATATGGGGCTGTATATAGAGCTTTTACTGCATCCAAAAAGTCCcgtccccccccatccccctctgctGGATGGTGAGAAGGTAAACCACCGGTTTATACGGTCCAATCCCTTCTCAGCATCCAGCGACCGAAACAGTAGACTCCTCCTCCAGCGCCACATCATGGAATAGGTTCAAGATTCTCCCGGCGTTGTCACATGTTTGGCGACCTTTAATAAACCAACTGAGGCATCCACATGGAAAGACGGCCTGACAGAATTTTAGTGTATATTTTTAAatccatatttaaccccttaacgaccacggacataaatgtttgTCCTGGTGCTGAGGTGTCGAGGTTTTCTTCTGGTTAGGCCTTAAATTGTGAGTGACggccgctgtatactgctgagggccgacacaagaaataaacaccagacaaaaagttggtataaatcTCCTTCTCAGCAGAAGCACcggctaaggagctgtcccaaggagttctgtttattatacggaagtacattgttttttacagttgacaaaaaggggaggttagttatcacatcaAGTCATCGTGTTATatgttgattggttatttgagtattgtgtatgtatatattaacaTTTTAAGCATTCATTTGCATCCTAATAATTGGTCACTTATGTTGCAATTTCTCTATTCTAACAGAAAATTCCAGATGTATCCGTCATTCTGCACAGTCTGTATATTTTCTCAAATGTTTTGTCTCCAACTTCCAGCTTCTTCTTTATCTTGCATCTTTCGGCATCGTCCCAAGGTCTTCAAGCAAATAGCAAACTGATATGTAGTGTAAGGGTACCAAATATCTTTCTGCAGAATTAGCAATAGCAtttaagtattaatatattgattaaCAATCAGAATCATTATAGAGGTACttcacacaccaggacgtacatttacatcctgtacatgaccgcgaggatCGGAGCAATGCTCACATCATGCACTGCAGGACCcgcctgctatcagcagccaaggacccgccggtaatggtggacatcagcaatcacactgataccaccattaacccctcagatgccttgatcaatacagatcacagcatctgcagcaatgcgcattTTTTAATTGAAGGTCGGATTGCCCATGGCGcttccgcagggatccgatcatctaaaatggccGACAGAGGTCCCCTaaacttctgctctggtctgagatcaagcagaccagagcggaagattgccaataatactgatcagtgctatgtcctatgtataacactgaacagtattagcaatctaattattgctataaatagtcccctatggggacataaaaagggtataaaaaaaaagtttaaaaaaacaattaaatgtgaacaatcccctcccccaataaaatgtaaatccctttttcccattttacccccaaaaagcgtaaaaggaATGACGTAAAcgttaaaagaaaaaattgctgtttttttgtctCTTTTGTCAAAAGCAGTACAattgtattgaccaacagaatatggaaaacatgtaatttttactgtaaagtgtacagcgtgaaaacaaaaccctccaaaatttacaatattgttgttttcattaaaatgttatcactaaaaaaataattttttaggttcgccgtacattatatggtaaaatgagtgatgtcattaaaataAAAGACGAAGAGATCTTATTCTGGTTTTCTAATTCTTGTTgcttatttattaaaggggtactccgctccccagcatccggaacatttagttccaaacactgagtgCAGGCTTCCGTGGTCGCCccatcccctcgtgacatcactccctgtccccgtgatgtcacaccccgccccctcaattcaagtctatgaaaagggggcatgacggccatcacaccccctcccctagacttgcattgaggggggggaatTAATGTCAAGGGGGTGGGGCTTGATGTCATGAGGGTGCAGGGCGACCACGGGAGCCCTCACCCAGCGTTCGAAACTAAATGgggagcggagtatccctttaacatgtCTAGTCGTGTGTTATCTTGTTAGTTTAATAAACGACCCTCTAATGTACCCCAGTGatccagaggagcgcaggacgtgTATCTGGGGACATATTTGTCTAGAAAAAGAAATCCAGGTCTTTCTCCAGTACCCCCCCCGTATGTAGTATGCTGCATTATAAATATGTTGTTGCGCCATATTTATATTAGAACCTTTTcattaaataattatttattatgttttatccAAGACGTCGGGTTTATCTATTTCttttcctatttatttatttatttattttattaagagTTTGTTTGTAATTTTTGTATTATTGGGGCAATATGAATATTATTGTGGTGTAACGATGAtttgttactttttttcttttgttaacaataaaagagacattgggaaaaaaacgtttttcttttataacgtagtcaccgatccagcgatgtcatctcTATAATTTTACATGGGAGGTAAAGAGTCTCATATATGGCTACAAGGTAACAGGACACGAGCAGATTAGACATAtaaaatcacttctatcttctggcttctaggacattctgatcctataggtgttagattagtggggtctcctactctacacagggtccttccttaggttatagagggaagaacaagttgtattcggccgaagtgcggagaagaattAACCAGG contains the following coding sequences:
- the LOC130298228 gene encoding DNA damage-regulated autophagy modulator protein 1-like — encoded protein: MELKGLGFVPLLLAFWCAAWLATSYIVTVVLGHAASPLMHMSDVGNFFPENILLRIGFIGTSIGTLVLTFLIYKYMVMHTEEFRGHQVLIQRILLAIVWASCFGTAVMHVLSPEEYPRIHFVSTIISITCEALYYLGQSIQMYKLPGANKVIHHSRCTCCGLTFTCAIFYFGYKTLQELFYDDEDWDEIREITTIIIEWVMLLLILINTVTYYSTMQRLMLTVSRNSCKLSLRVRIDDFGV